A region of Hydrogenimonas cancrithermarum DNA encodes the following proteins:
- a CDS encoding ferritin-like domain-containing protein, which translates to MYTNLRQNRLTFDHDSPVERPERPSYAQIVTIVRPRDVPKRKHFDTEEGQGVLLHAVAHIEYSAIDLALDSAYRFRNMPHGYYADWIEVAHDEVRHFRMLDALMRRIGVRYGDYPVHTSLFDAGRKSGGDILERMAVVPRYLEANGLDANPKIIQKLKSYPSTPMLEAISEALGIILEEEIDHVTKGDRWFRYVCDKRDLDPGVYFEIIERFYPGMEKRNFQLNVEARRAAGFACDELKRMGAKKCE; encoded by the coding sequence TTGTACACAAATTTACGCCAAAACAGGCTGACGTTCGATCACGATTCGCCGGTGGAGCGTCCTGAAAGACCCTCCTATGCACAGATCGTCACGATTGTCCGTCCACGTGACGTACCCAAACGAAAACATTTCGATACCGAAGAGGGGCAGGGTGTGCTTCTGCATGCGGTGGCACACATCGAGTACAGTGCGATCGATCTGGCGCTCGACTCGGCCTACCGTTTCCGAAATATGCCGCATGGGTACTATGCCGATTGGATCGAAGTGGCACACGACGAGGTTCGACACTTTCGGATGCTCGACGCTTTGATGCGGCGCATCGGGGTTCGCTACGGCGACTACCCGGTCCATACCTCGCTGTTCGATGCAGGGCGAAAGAGTGGAGGGGATATTCTGGAGCGTATGGCCGTGGTACCGCGCTACCTGGAGGCCAACGGCCTCGATGCGAACCCGAAAATCATTCAGAAGCTGAAAAGCTACCCCTCTACACCGATGCTCGAAGCGATATCGGAGGCGCTCGGGATTATTCTCGAGGAAGAGATCGACCATGTGACCAAAGGGGACAGATGGTTCCGGTATGTCTGCGACAAGCGCGATCTCGATCCCGGGGTCTATTTCGAAATCATCGAGCGCTTCTATCCGGGTATGGAGAAACGGAACTTTCAGCTCAATGTCGAAGCGCGCCGCGCAGCCGGTTTCGCATGTGACGAACTGAAACGAATGGGTGCGAAAAAATGTGAATAA